In Arachis hypogaea cultivar Tifrunner chromosome 17, arahy.Tifrunner.gnm2.J5K5, whole genome shotgun sequence, a single window of DNA contains:
- the LOC112766634 gene encoding uncharacterized protein yields the protein MHEKSSTIMHLEELDDPQKFADEGVKVITWQEYVSRLHELKDEINRSWLAEDRVTSLKLSIKAIKLLMDTSVSEFYPTLFVLVTDIMDMLGELVWQRIKRKAEFTEDGALLCNLAENFKASDICSDAKETCNNWFNKIGVVQELLSRIYLELAILPCWQFLLDQPEDSLWRLVMMIRGLGDPVASAYCRFYMAHCAQKLISHDIGYLITFMNDIRVILMKILSANESTHGNVKHNKRLQVSLMEPTIEYIMKYIFNGLSQGQVSEVLAELGLMKNQQDFGSVSCVSVVLHHLLNELPIEIVSSNALQMLHLIEFSRIIPLIRYDTFCSVYHALSTSDTHQNVICYIIAVFFDLLFPNAVLL from the exons a TGCATGAGAAATCTTCAACAATTATGCATTTGGAGGAACTGGACGATCCACAAAAATTTGCTGATGAGGGTGTCAAGGTGATTACTTGGCAAGAGTATGTGTCTCGGTTACATGAGCTCAAAGATGAAATTAACCGTTCTTGGCTAGCTGAAGATCGTGTAACATCCTTAAAGTTATCTATAAAG GCAATTAAGCTTCTGATGGATACGTCCGTTTCTGAGTTTTATCCTACACTTTTTGTCCTTGTCACAGATATCATGGACATGCTTGGCGAATTGGTTTGGCAACGCATAAAGCGGAAAGCCGAGTTTACTGAAGATGGAGCCTTACTCTGCAACTTAGCAG AAAACTTTAAGGCAAGCGATATTTGTAGTGATGCTAAAGAAACTTGCAACAACTGGTTCAACAAAATTGGTGTTGTGCAAGAGCTTCTTTCACGCAT TTACCTGGAGTTGGCAATATTGCCTTGCTGGCAATTTCTGCTTGACCAACCTGAAGACAGTCTTTGGCGCTTGGTAATGATGATAAGAGGATTGGGGGATCCTGTAGCATCTGCATATTGTCGTTTTTATATGGCTCACTGTGCTCAGAAGCTTATTTCACATGATATAG GTTATCTTATAACATTTATGAATGACATCAGAGTCATTTTGATGAAAATTTTATCAGCAAATGAAAGCACTCATGGAAATGTTAAACACAACAAAAGATTGCAAGTTAGTCTAATGGAACCAACCATTGAGTATATTATGAAGTATATATTTAATGGGTTATCTCAG GGACAAGTCAGTGAAGTTCTTGCAGAGCTGGGATTGATGAAGAATCAACAGGATTTTGGGAGTGTTTCATGTGTTTCAGTTGTTCTGCATCATTTATTGAACGAACTCCCTATTGAAATAGTTAGTTCAAACGCTCTACAGATGCTTCATCTAATTGAATTTAGCAGGATTATTCCTTTGATCAGGTATGACACATTTTGCAGTGTTTATCATGCCTTGAGTACTTCTGATACACATCAAAATGTAATTTGCTATATTATAGCTGTCTTCTTTGATTTGCTTTTTCCAAATGCAGTTTTATT GTGA